The stretch of DNA AAGCCGGGGATGGCTGCCTTGGGCACTCGCTGATGGCCTTCGTCGGTGATGAAGACCAGCGTTACTTTTTCACCGTTCGCTGAGCGTCGGTTGAGCTCATCCAGGAACGCGCGGTTCACCAGCGTAGTGGCCGTTACGAAGACGTCTGCGTCGCGCAGCTCCAGCGCACAGGCGACGTTGCTACAAGCCACGGCTGCGACGAAGTGCTGTTTGAGGTCACCTGCCAGGACGGCCGCTTCAGCGGGATCGTCGACAACGACGACTACCGGACCGCGGCAGGCGTGCTCCACCACGCCAAGGAGCTGTTCCATGGGGAAAGGCTTGCTGACGATGGCAAACGCACCTTCGCCGATCGCGGATTCGACACGCGACTCGTTGGCGAACCCGGTTGCCATGACGACCATCTGCTCGGGCTTTGCTCGGCGAATGGCGCGCAACATGTCCAGGCCATCCATGCCCGGCATCTGAAAGTCGGTGATCACGAGGGCGAAGTCCCCGGAAAGCAGCGCGTCGAGCGCCTGACTCGCGTCCTCAGCCGTGACCACGTCGTAGCCTTCCAGCTCGAGGTTCGCGGCGAGTGTGAGTCTCGCGCCAGGTTCGTCGTCCACCACCAGGATGCGTGTTGCTGCTTCGGTCATGCGCTTACCCCTCTGGCCTCGGTCGCTGGAAGTTGAATGACGGCGGTCGTTCCCACGCCTCGTTGAGACTGGTAGACGATGTGCCCCTGATGCTTCTCCACGATGCTGCGCACAATGGGCAATCCGAGGCCGGTGCCCTTGATCTTCTTGCTGAACAGCGGCTCGAAGATGTGAGCCAGGTCCGTCTCTTCGATCCCTCTCCATCGTCCTCGATGCGGATCTCGCAGGTATCGCTCTGGCTGAGCGTGTGTATCCGCACGGTTCCGCCTCGCTCCGGGGGAATCGCCTCTACGGCGTTCTGAATCACGTTGCTCAGGACTTGCCGCATACGCGCTCGATCCAGGGATAGAGCGGGGAGATCGCCTCCCGAGATCACTTCGACGTGAACGTTTGCGCGCACTGGAACGACTTCCACCGCCTCGGCAATCAAGAGACCCAGGTCGACATGACTGACGTCCAGCGGGCGCTCGCGCGCGAAGTCGAGCAGGTCACTGATGATGCGCGCGCTGGCGTCGAGTTCTCGGTCGACGAGTTTCAGAAATTCGTTGACCCGTTTGTCTTCCGCGAGCTCGGACATCGCGATGCGACGCGCGAAGTAGTGGTGTGCATTTCGGATCACTCCCAGCGGGTTACGCAGTTCGTGTCCGACAGCGCCCGCGAGTTGGCCCAGCGCGGAGAGCTTTTCTAGGCGGACGATTTGGGAGTGCTGTTGCTCCACCTCAGCCCCAGCCTTGGCAAGCGCGTGAGATGCGGTGCTGAGCGTACTTGCGAGGGTCACGAGTTCCGCATCGGGCGTATCGAGCCGAACCTCTTCTCCCAACGTGCCCTCGCCCAGGCGCTCCGCTGCCGACGTGAGCTTGCGGAGCCCGCCACCCACGCTATCTCGAATCGCGGCTAGCCGCCGGTGCACCCCGAGTGCGAGCAACAAGCCGATCACGACTTGAAGGGCCAGAAGGACTCCGCTTTCCGTGCGGATTCTAGAGTTCTCCTGGGCGAGGTCGTCCTCTTCGTCGAGGATGCGCTCATGGATCCTCTTCATCAACTGCCCTTGAACCCGGCTATGGCTGATGTGGTCAAGTACCGCCTCCCGGCGTCCGTCGGGGAGCGTGGTAGTTCCGGCTACCGCAGCCCGCAGCAGCCCGATCTCGTGTTCGAGTTCGCGCAGCGCTGCTTTTTCTTCTGCCCCGCCGTCTTCGTCGTCTTCAGCCTCGAGGTTCCCGATGGTGTCCAGCACCTTGGACAGTTCGCGATCGGCTGCTCGCAAGCCCTCATCCGGCTCCTGCTGACCGACGTTGCCGCGGGCTTCGGCCATGTAGGTCTGCAGGCGAATGGCGAGCTCACGGTGTAGCCCCAAGTCCTCGGTCGCCAATGCCACGATGGCGTCGTGCTGGCGGACGCGGACGAGGCCTGCCGCACCCACGAGCATCCCGGCGAGGCTTGCTAGCACGACGATCCTGCGGGTGCGCTGGAGCTTTCGTTCAATCGTCGGCATATTCCTCGAGGAAATTGTGCTCCAGGCTGACTACGAGCGCAGCGCCGTAGTCGAGCCTGTCCGAGGTGTCCGGGGTCACGAGGAGTAGTGCTGCCCCTACTTCCACCGCGGCGCTTGGGGCCCAGCGAAAGCCGCTCGCCAGCGACCACGTGCTCTCTTCCGCAAACACGCGTGCGATTTCCAGGGTGGGGACGACCGCGCCGGGGACGGCTGGCCCAAGTGGGCCAAATATCGCTGTCGCGAGTGTCCCCTCCGTCTCTTCGAATGGGAGCGCGGGGTCGGTCTCGATAGAGCCCGAACAAGCTACGTGCAGATCGCCCACGGCCGCCTGAACGATGACGCTAGGTTCAACTCCGAACTGATCCTCGGCCAACGTTGAAGGACTCGGAAACGTGACCTCCAAGCCGCCCGTGAGGAGTACATCCTGGCTTAGCGGACCACCCGCGAGCGCCCCGATCCCCAACTGCCCCACCCCGTGTTGCGTTTCCCGGGAGTCAGTCGCCACCAGGTAGGGAACACTCAGTTCGGCCTGCAGGTTGTCGGAGATCCCATACTCCAGACCAGCGCTCGCTGACCCCGCCGTGAGTTCCGGTGCTCGCAAGGCATCCGCACGCAGCGTGAGCTGGACCTCGCCGTGCTCTTGCAGATATGCCGGTTCCGCGAGGTAAAGCTCTTGGAGGGCTTGTGCGCGCTCCTCCGCTGCCCACGCGGGGGAGGCCACGACGCATAAGACTAACAGGGAGCCCATCAGCACCCTAGCCATTGACCGCGCCTTGTAGCCGCTTGCGCGCGCGGCGTAGACGCGCAAACTGCGCCGCGTTGCGCACATATGCGAGCAGCACCTCGGGGTCGTAGGGTTTGCCGAGCACCATCCCCGAGTTCCTGCGCAGTGCTCGGACGTCCGGGGCGTCCGGGTAGCCGGTGACGACGATTGCGATCAGCTCGGGCGCCGTTTGTTCCATGCTGGCGATCAGCTGCGCGCCCGTCCCGTCAGGCAGGCTGTAGTCCGTGATTAGGACGTCGAAGTCCTGCTGAGCTAGATTCCACCGCGCTGACGCGGCCGTGCCCACCGACGTGACGCTGTAGGCGTCGCACAGCAGCGCCTCCAGCGTCATTCGGACGCTTGCCTCGTCTTCGACGATCAGAACCCGGGGCCTATCCATCTGGGACTGCAAACGGTCAGAACCCAGGAAGCTGAAGCCACCAGGAGCCGCTGTGCTCACCCCAAAGAGCCGCAAAACT from Polyangiaceae bacterium encodes:
- a CDS encoding response regulator, which gives rise to MTEAATRILVVDDEPGARLTLAANLELEGYDVVTAEDASQALDALLSGDFALVITDFQMPGMDGLDMLRAIRRAKPEQMVVMATGFANESRVESAIGEGAFAIVSKPFPMEQLLGVVEHACRGPVVVVVDDPAEAAVLAGDLKQHFVAAVACSNVACALELRDADVFVTATTLVNRAFLDELNRRSANGEKVTLVFITDEGHQRVPKAAIPGFIIRRPPKVPWLLKTIADSRGIN
- a CDS encoding response regulator; the protein is MDRPRVLIVEDEASVRMTLEALLCDAYSVTSVGTAASARWNLAQQDFDVLITDYSLPDGTGAQLIASMEQTAPELIAIVVTGYPDAPDVRALRRNSGMVLGKPYDPEVLLAYVRNAAQFARLRRARKRLQGAVNG